In Pengzhenrongella sicca, a single genomic region encodes these proteins:
- a CDS encoding GntR family transcriptional regulator: MAQRRPPAQPRPGRQRQNPYLRRRANRAYVERRTAEGQTRREIGTVWRIITLKLTPGALLSENELAAELGMSRTPIRAALMLLSQEGLVQIFPRIGSFVSRVDPQRVADAQFLREAVELASLDDVPAEPDAELTNQLGENLAQQQLVVEGDYEQFFLLDEHFHQ, from the coding sequence ATCGCGCAACGGCGACCGCCAGCTCAACCGCGCCCAGGACGTCAGCGCCAGAATCCGTATCTTCGACGACGCGCCAACCGCGCCTACGTCGAACGCCGCACCGCCGAGGGCCAAACGCGACGCGAAATCGGGACTGTCTGGCGCATCATCACTCTCAAGCTCACGCCAGGCGCTCTCTTGTCGGAGAACGAACTCGCGGCCGAACTCGGCATGTCGCGAACACCCATACGTGCCGCGCTCATGCTCCTGTCCCAGGAAGGACTGGTTCAGATCTTCCCGAGGATCGGCTCATTCGTCTCGCGCGTCGACCCTCAGCGTGTCGCCGATGCGCAGTTCCTTCGGGAGGCAGTCGAACTGGCGTCACTGGACGACGTTCCAGCCGAACCTGATGCCGAGTTGACGAATCAACTCGGAGAGAACCTCGCCCAGCAGCAACTTGTCGTCGAGGGCGACTACGAACAGTTTTTCTTGCTTGACGAACACTTCCATCAGTGA
- a CDS encoding AIM24 family protein, whose translation MAVHGSLFQEFRENTSQDPFSLQNKKLLKVQMGFGPVWAKTGSMVAYQGDVHFANTGSGGLDKFVKSKLTGEGVDMMQCTGAGELFIADVASEIQVMYLEDDAISVNGANVLAFSSSIEWDIHRIHANGAMMAGGLFNVSMRGTGYVAITTKGDPVALDVASAPTFGDAQAVVMWTSGVTMDVRVDTGGLKSLLRGGNGETIQMAFGGQGYVLIQPSESVVQGGTQSSSSRSGGLGGLLGG comes from the coding sequence ATGGCCGTTCACGGTTCCCTGTTCCAGGAGTTCCGGGAGAACACCTCCCAAGACCCCTTCTCGCTCCAGAACAAGAAGCTCCTGAAGGTCCAGATGGGCTTCGGTCCTGTGTGGGCCAAGACCGGTTCGATGGTCGCCTACCAGGGTGACGTCCACTTCGCGAACACCGGTTCGGGCGGTCTGGACAAGTTCGTCAAGTCCAAGCTGACCGGCGAGGGAGTGGACATGATGCAGTGCACCGGTGCGGGCGAGCTGTTCATCGCGGACGTCGCCTCCGAGATCCAGGTCATGTATCTGGAGGATGATGCGATCTCCGTGAACGGCGCCAACGTCCTCGCGTTCTCCTCCTCCATCGAGTGGGACATCCACCGCATCCACGCCAACGGCGCAATGATGGCTGGTGGACTGTTCAACGTGTCTATGCGCGGCACGGGATACGTCGCCATCACGACGAAAGGCGACCCAGTCGCGTTGGACGTCGCGAGCGCGCCGACCTTCGGTGACGCGCAGGCTGTCGTCATGTGGACCTCGGGGGTGACCATGGACGTCCGGGTTGACACCGGCGGCCTCAAATCCCTGCTGCGCGGCGGCAACGGTGAGACCATCCAGATGGCTTTTGGCGGTCAGGGCTATGTCCTCATCCAGCCGAGCGAGTCGGTAGTCCAGGGCGGGACCCAGAGCAGCAGCAGCCGAAGCGGCGGGCTCGGGGGACTGCTCGGCGGCTGA
- the bla gene encoding class A beta-lactamase, whose translation MTSPTVRHVRVRLATLTLAGLGLTGCAAVTSPAASSSPPTLSSAEGSAQAAGEFANLEEKYDARLGVYALDTATWAEVAWRDDERFAYASTVKAMAAAAVLDTVGLAGLARTVPIDAADIVTYSPVTELHIGGTMTLGEIAEAAITVSDNTAANLMFDALGGPASLGAALIELGDETSVVSRAEPDLNEALPGDDRDTTTPRAFAANLDEYLFGDRLTDPEKSQLEAWLIATQTGDALVRAELPADWIVGDKSGAGGYGTRNDLALIRPPERAPIIISVMSRRAEPDAEYDDALIAEAAAAAIAALDAVDEQ comes from the coding sequence ATGACCTCCCCCACCGTTCGACACGTTCGAGTTCGCCTCGCCACGCTCACGCTCGCCGGATTGGGACTGACCGGGTGCGCGGCGGTGACTTCGCCCGCCGCTTCGAGCTCGCCACCAACCCTCTCGTCGGCCGAAGGGTCTGCGCAAGCGGCGGGCGAATTCGCGAACCTCGAGGAGAAATACGATGCGAGACTCGGCGTCTATGCCCTGGATACGGCAACCTGGGCCGAGGTGGCGTGGAGAGATGACGAACGGTTCGCCTACGCGTCCACTGTCAAAGCTATGGCTGCTGCGGCCGTGCTCGACACAGTGGGACTGGCCGGATTGGCGAGAACTGTGCCGATCGACGCGGCCGACATTGTCACGTATTCCCCGGTCACCGAGCTCCACATCGGCGGCACAATGACACTGGGCGAGATTGCTGAGGCCGCAATCACCGTCAGCGATAACACCGCCGCCAATCTCATGTTCGATGCGCTCGGTGGCCCCGCCAGCCTTGGCGCAGCGCTGATCGAACTTGGCGATGAGACCTCGGTGGTCTCGCGCGCCGAACCGGATCTGAACGAAGCTCTGCCCGGCGACGATCGAGACACGACCACGCCGCGAGCATTCGCCGCCAACCTCGATGAGTACCTGTTCGGCGATCGACTCACCGACCCTGAGAAGTCCCAACTGGAGGCATGGCTGATCGCGACGCAGACAGGTGATGCCTTGGTCCGCGCCGAGCTTCCCGCGGACTGGATCGTCGGGGATAAGTCCGGGGCAGGCGGGTACGGCACCCGAAACGACCTGGCCCTCATTCGCCCGCCCGAGCGCGCGCCGATCATCATCTCGGTCATGTCCAGACGTGCCGAGCCGGATGCCGAGTATGACGACGCACTGATTGCGGAAGCGGCCGCGGCCGCGATCGCCGCCCTCGACGCGGTGGATGAGCAATGA
- a CDS encoding alpha/beta hydrolase — protein sequence MAAVAVSGALLVALAGCASPKTEGATAEGALDRFYSQDLTWEECGDYAVTALDEKYFPLSPESECARLEVPLAYSDPRGETASVAVVRIAARGESMGSLLYNPGGPGVAGLLTTIAASVTMAESAITERFDLIGFDPRGVGATKPAVDCYSEDNQTAGDEVFERLGTVAPALTEADTRALVERCAEGSGGMEALANVGSRTTAHDMDVLREALGEDKLNFLGQSYGSRLGTVYAEEFPENVRAMILDGAFDPTMPLQDRLPASYSGFQATFDAMAASCATQQDCPLGTDPAGWTAAFQAIVQPLGKSPVPALDAELNFETALGGVMGGLYSPDSWPRIVAGLQEVQQGRGDQLLELANGVGGFEVEADTSDGSLEALMAINCVDETMLSSGDLAQLRADAYEQAPFMDPGTDVTKEARYQCADWPATGELNIPIAQDIEGLPATLVVSITGDPTTPHSNGVSLADSLGSTLLTVEGEGHTVVSSGGSPCVDEIAAAYLIDLELPVGELSCAL from the coding sequence GTGGCAGCTGTCGCGGTGTCGGGAGCGCTCTTAGTCGCGTTGGCTGGGTGCGCGTCGCCGAAGACCGAAGGCGCCACGGCAGAGGGCGCGCTCGATAGGTTCTACTCGCAGGACCTCACGTGGGAGGAATGCGGAGACTACGCGGTCACGGCGCTCGACGAGAAGTATTTCCCGCTTTCGCCCGAATCGGAGTGCGCACGGCTCGAGGTGCCGTTGGCCTACTCCGACCCTCGAGGCGAGACAGCGTCGGTTGCAGTGGTCCGGATCGCTGCCCGGGGCGAATCGATGGGCTCGTTGCTCTACAACCCGGGCGGCCCGGGAGTAGCCGGACTTCTCACGACGATAGCTGCATCGGTGACAATGGCGGAGAGCGCGATTACCGAGCGCTTCGACCTGATCGGATTCGACCCCCGCGGGGTCGGCGCCACCAAGCCGGCCGTTGATTGCTACTCCGAAGACAACCAGACGGCGGGCGATGAGGTGTTCGAACGCCTCGGCACAGTCGCGCCGGCGCTCACCGAGGCAGACACCCGTGCTCTCGTCGAGCGGTGCGCTGAGGGATCGGGAGGCATGGAGGCCCTCGCGAACGTGGGGAGCCGCACCACCGCTCACGACATGGACGTGCTCCGCGAGGCGCTCGGCGAGGACAAGCTCAACTTCCTCGGACAAAGCTACGGCTCGCGCCTCGGCACGGTTTACGCCGAGGAGTTCCCCGAGAACGTCCGGGCGATGATCCTCGACGGAGCATTCGATCCCACGATGCCGCTGCAGGATCGACTGCCCGCGTCCTACAGCGGATTTCAGGCGACATTCGACGCTATGGCAGCCTCGTGCGCGACGCAGCAAGACTGCCCGTTGGGCACCGACCCCGCCGGATGGACCGCGGCGTTCCAAGCCATCGTTCAGCCGCTCGGGAAGAGTCCGGTACCCGCGCTGGACGCGGAGCTCAATTTTGAGACTGCTCTCGGCGGCGTGATGGGCGGCTTGTACTCGCCCGATTCGTGGCCGCGTATCGTCGCCGGCCTACAGGAGGTGCAGCAGGGACGTGGAGACCAGCTGCTCGAACTCGCGAACGGCGTAGGCGGCTTTGAGGTCGAGGCCGATACCTCCGACGGCAGCCTAGAGGCGCTCATGGCGATCAACTGCGTCGATGAAACAATGCTCTCGTCCGGCGACCTCGCACAGCTGCGCGCGGATGCCTACGAGCAGGCGCCGTTCATGGACCCGGGCACCGACGTGACCAAGGAAGCCCGCTATCAGTGCGCCGATTGGCCGGCGACCGGCGAGCTGAACATTCCCATCGCGCAGGACATTGAAGGGCTTCCCGCTACGCTCGTCGTGTCGATCACGGGCGACCCCACCACGCCGCACTCGAACGGGGTCAGCCTCGCCGACTCGCTCGGCAGCACTCTGCTGACGGTTGAGGGCGAAGGCCACACCGTCGTCTCATCGGGCGGCAGCCCGTGCGTGGACGAGATCGCCGCGGCGTACCTCATCGACCTCGAACTGCCCGTCGGCGAGTTGTCGTGCGCACTCTGA
- a CDS encoding helix-turn-helix domain-containing protein: protein MAWSTKQLAKLAGTTVKAIRHYHEIELLDEPHRASNGYKQYEVRHLVSLLRITRLTDLGMPLAQIAAMGRVDVDPDVALRELDEELKVTIARLSRVRAELSLLLGQRSSTDMPAGLGPLVADLSETDRSMLLVYSRVFGLAELRDLRQNMVDMRTNSAAGEFDALPPDADEATRQTLAEQYAPQLSALISRYPWMSDRGSRTLHGAAFTERTIRQALGDLYNPAQLDVYGRIRRML, encoded by the coding sequence ATGGCGTGGAGCACGAAGCAGCTTGCCAAGCTAGCGGGTACGACCGTCAAGGCGATCAGGCACTACCACGAGATCGAGCTTCTCGACGAGCCCCATCGAGCGTCTAACGGCTACAAGCAATACGAGGTTCGTCACCTTGTGAGTCTGCTGCGAATCACTCGGTTGACGGACCTCGGCATGCCGCTCGCACAGATCGCGGCGATGGGGAGGGTTGACGTCGACCCGGATGTCGCGCTACGAGAACTGGACGAGGAACTGAAGGTCACCATCGCGCGGTTGAGCCGCGTGAGAGCCGAGCTCTCGCTGCTTCTCGGGCAGCGATCGTCGACGGACATGCCGGCCGGCCTCGGCCCTCTGGTTGCGGACTTGTCCGAGACGGATCGATCTATGTTGCTCGTCTACTCACGGGTCTTCGGCCTCGCAGAGTTGCGCGATCTCCGCCAAAACATGGTCGACATGAGAACAAACTCCGCCGCGGGGGAGTTCGACGCACTGCCGCCGGATGCGGACGAGGCGACACGCCAGACGCTCGCGGAGCAGTATGCGCCGCAGTTGAGCGCTCTCATCAGTCGTTACCCCTGGATGAGTGACCGCGGATCGCGAACGTTGCACGGTGCGGCATTCACCGAAAGAACCATCCGCCAGGCCCTGGGCGACCTCTACAACCCTGCCCAGCTCGACGTCTATGGCAGGATCCGTCGGATGCTGTAG
- a CDS encoding NAD(P)H-binding protein — protein sequence MKVFIIGISGAVGGLLTESLSTRDVAVAGLVRRDDQRAELQARGVDAAVGDIATMSPNELAAAFSDADAIVYTAGSNGGARVITKAIDGDGVATAIAAARLAGIQRFVLVSVLPESWRERDLGEDVEYYFAVKKEADVAVTRSDLNWLVVRPALLHDDPAKGMISLGPAEFHGDISRQDVAETLAELLCEPRIGRQILELNTGSTPIRDAVRANVRQR from the coding sequence ATGAAGGTCTTCATCATCGGCATCAGCGGCGCAGTCGGTGGACTGCTTACCGAAAGCCTGAGCACCCGAGACGTCGCCGTAGCCGGGCTCGTGCGACGAGATGACCAACGGGCTGAGCTCCAAGCTCGGGGTGTGGACGCCGCGGTCGGCGACATCGCGACAATGTCGCCCAACGAGCTGGCGGCCGCCTTCAGTGATGCCGACGCGATCGTGTACACGGCTGGGTCGAACGGGGGCGCCAGAGTGATCACGAAGGCCATCGACGGCGACGGTGTTGCCACGGCCATCGCAGCCGCTCGCCTCGCTGGGATCCAGCGGTTCGTGCTTGTCTCCGTGCTGCCGGAGTCTTGGCGTGAGCGCGACCTCGGCGAAGACGTCGAGTACTACTTTGCCGTGAAGAAGGAGGCCGACGTCGCCGTCACGCGTAGCGATCTCAATTGGCTCGTAGTTCGCCCGGCCCTGCTGCACGACGATCCCGCTAAAGGCATGATCTCACTCGGTCCGGCGGAATTTCACGGCGACATTTCCCGACAGGACGTCGCGGAGACCCTTGCAGAGCTCCTGTGCGAGCCACGCATCGGACGCCAGATTCTCGAGTTGAACACCGGGTCGACTCCGATACGCGACGCCGTTCGGGCGAACGTTCGACAGCGTTAG
- a CDS encoding CPBP family intramembrane glutamic endopeptidase — MTTLTNDTLAGRKIAAPGWPELFAGAAAYAASFALVAVLLPLIADDAISGVVGLVVSGLMGMIALAVAARIRIRGLSAFGFRRASSRQLIVGAALGLAAFVIGSTAVVVYALMSGDVQNVQTTYQAGAEGGLMSLMFTLVAGAIITPIGEEAFFRGVVANTVLARFGPLVGIIVSAAIFAVAHGINPVMIVAFIVGVLTAVLFRWSGSIWPGVMLHGVNNATVFLLPVVSATVTG, encoded by the coding sequence GTGACCACGTTGACGAATGACACGCTCGCCGGGCGCAAAATCGCCGCCCCCGGTTGGCCCGAACTCTTCGCTGGCGCGGCGGCCTACGCCGCCTCGTTCGCTCTCGTGGCGGTGTTGTTGCCGCTCATCGCAGACGACGCGATTTCGGGGGTCGTCGGACTGGTGGTTTCAGGGCTGATGGGGATGATCGCGTTGGCGGTCGCGGCCCGGATTCGCATCAGAGGACTGTCGGCCTTCGGATTTCGCCGAGCCAGCAGTCGCCAGTTGATCGTCGGTGCAGCGCTTGGGCTCGCCGCCTTCGTCATCGGATCCACCGCGGTCGTCGTGTACGCGCTGATGAGCGGCGATGTTCAGAACGTTCAGACGACCTACCAGGCCGGAGCAGAGGGAGGCCTGATGTCGCTCATGTTCACCTTGGTCGCCGGAGCGATCATCACCCCCATCGGGGAAGAAGCGTTCTTTCGCGGCGTGGTCGCCAACACCGTGCTCGCCCGTTTTGGCCCATTGGTCGGCATCATCGTGAGCGCTGCCATCTTCGCGGTCGCACATGGAATCAATCCGGTCATGATCGTGGCGTTCATTGTCGGAGTCCTTACCGCAGTCCTGTTCCGCTGGTCCGGCTCGATCTGGCCCGGCGTGATGCTGCACGGCGTCAACAACGCGACGGTGTTTCTGCTGCCCGTCGTCAGCGCGACCGTCACCGGCTAA
- a CDS encoding sensor histidine kinase family protein, which yields MLHQLSALDRGPIVRKPVALDVVLEDALDDLQGEATERKINVRSDLCPAVVAGDPDLLLRVVDNLPRNSVRYNLPSDKWADVRLCTQSLPNRPGEIATLVVENSGTVIDAGQLALAMEPFTRDLGGSRTRERRTRAAHRLPPHTGSAFTSPHASSRRRRHDPPDPSP from the coding sequence GTGCTTCACCAACTGTCGGCGCTCGATCGTGGCCCGATCGTCCGCAAGCCTGTCGCGCTCGACGTCGTTCTCGAGGACGCGCTAGACGACCTGCAAGGGGAAGCAACCGAGCGAAAGATCAATGTTCGTTCGGACCTCTGCCCCGCAGTCGTCGCAGGCGACCCCGACCTGCTCCTACGCGTTGTGGACAATCTGCCCCGCAACTCGGTTCGGTACAACCTGCCCTCGGACAAATGGGCCGACGTACGCCTTTGCACACAGAGCCTGCCGAACCGACCCGGAGAGATCGCGACGCTGGTCGTCGAGAACTCCGGAACAGTCATCGACGCTGGCCAACTCGCTCTCGCGATGGAGCCGTTCACCCGTGACCTCGGCGGCTCACGCACCCGCGAACGGCGGACACGGGCGGCTCATCGATTGCCCCCTCACACGGGCTCGGCCTTCACCTCGCCTCACGCATCGTCGAGGCGACGACGGCACGATCCACCCGACCCCTCGCCCTGA
- a CDS encoding CocE/NonD family hydrolase has product MTEQRSRYRRTHAQIALKVVSLAVLISGCSAAAASAAADVSTSAGVTHSDNPRVPEGAAWSQEYFPSADDTNTELHADVLLPEGLGDGEKVTPIVSIGPYFSHIGQVSPEGHTQAGPSKRFTDLISEGKALERGYAVVLVDGRGFGGSTGCQDAGGPGERADVTAAIEWAAAQPWSTGQVGMFGKSYDAMTGLIGNNLGLDPLGAVVAQEPIWDLERNFWSGGIPRATTVSIGTVYGSSAWLPGMPDDEARYQANAALIDPACRLQYMADLTSADPGFWDQRDFASLAKGTDTPLLVTQGFTEWNTEAEGMREFLDNHEGPERAWLGPWDHVRGNDADPANGALLMGRAGWYDEVFAFYDEHLKGAAARPDLPAFAVQDNTGAWRSEKTWPSTDVSQRIQLDNGRYLDNGGTRDSGNPEGDPNSFINWSTPVTTPTRVTGTPELTFTAQGHGNVLVRLYDVAPDGTATWFNEQAAAVVPGSRTVELRSNDWTLAEGHQLAIEIGTIPPAGANPHLSNDWIDSPSGTRIHVSNPEISLQLDNPAEDAPTQGDRAKYLDTYLVLAKDELAPTKGTFVLGASGH; this is encoded by the coding sequence ATGACAGAACAACGCTCGCGATATCGGAGAACTCACGCACAGATCGCGCTGAAGGTCGTTTCGCTGGCCGTGCTGATCTCGGGATGCAGTGCGGCGGCGGCATCCGCGGCCGCTGACGTGTCCACGAGCGCAGGCGTCACACATTCGGACAACCCGCGCGTACCAGAGGGTGCGGCCTGGTCGCAGGAGTATTTTCCTTCCGCCGACGACACGAACACCGAGCTGCACGCCGATGTCCTCTTGCCGGAAGGCCTGGGTGACGGTGAGAAGGTCACACCGATCGTCTCGATCGGCCCGTACTTCAGCCATATCGGTCAGGTCAGTCCCGAAGGGCACACGCAGGCCGGACCATCGAAACGCTTCACGGATCTGATCTCGGAGGGCAAAGCCCTCGAGCGGGGATATGCAGTAGTACTTGTCGACGGTCGTGGGTTCGGAGGCTCGACGGGCTGCCAGGATGCCGGCGGCCCAGGAGAACGTGCCGACGTGACGGCGGCGATCGAATGGGCGGCCGCGCAGCCCTGGTCGACCGGCCAGGTCGGGATGTTCGGTAAGTCGTATGACGCGATGACCGGTCTCATCGGAAACAATCTGGGGCTCGACCCGCTCGGCGCGGTTGTCGCGCAGGAGCCCATCTGGGACTTGGAACGGAATTTCTGGTCTGGCGGCATCCCCCGCGCGACGACGGTCAGCATCGGCACCGTGTACGGGAGCTCGGCGTGGCTGCCGGGAATGCCGGATGACGAGGCGCGGTACCAGGCAAACGCCGCCCTCATCGACCCGGCCTGCCGCCTGCAGTACATGGCCGACCTGACATCCGCAGATCCCGGGTTCTGGGATCAGCGCGATTTTGCCTCTCTAGCGAAGGGCACCGATACTCCCTTGCTCGTAACCCAGGGATTCACCGAGTGGAACACTGAGGCCGAAGGCATGCGGGAGTTCCTCGACAATCATGAAGGCCCGGAACGAGCATGGCTCGGGCCCTGGGATCACGTGCGCGGCAATGACGCCGACCCCGCGAACGGCGCGCTGCTGATGGGGCGGGCCGGCTGGTACGACGAGGTCTTTGCCTTCTACGACGAGCACCTCAAGGGTGCTGCAGCGCGTCCCGATCTGCCGGCCTTCGCAGTACAGGACAACACCGGAGCCTGGCGCAGTGAGAAGACATGGCCCTCCACAGACGTTTCGCAGAGGATTCAGCTCGACAACGGGCGATACCTGGACAACGGCGGCACTCGCGACTCCGGCAATCCGGAGGGGGATCCGAACAGCTTCATTAACTGGTCGACGCCGGTGACGACGCCGACCCGCGTGACCGGTACACCTGAACTGACGTTCACGGCACAGGGCCACGGTAATGTCTTGGTTCGCTTGTACGATGTGGCGCCCGACGGAACGGCGACCTGGTTCAACGAGCAGGCAGCCGCCGTGGTCCCGGGAAGCCGCACGGTGGAGCTCAGGTCAAACGACTGGACGCTTGCCGAAGGACATCAGCTCGCCATCGAGATCGGCACGATCCCGCCCGCGGGCGCGAACCCGCACCTCAGCAACGACTGGATCGATTCCCCCAGCGGCACGAGGATCCACGTTTCCAACCCGGAGATCAGCCTTCAGCTCGACAATCCCGCTGAGGACGCACCAACGCAAGGTGATCGGGCCAAGTACCTGGACACCTACCTTGTGCTCGCCAAGGACGAGCTCGCACCGACGAAGGGCACCTTCGTGCTTGGAGCCTCTGGGCACTAG
- the istB gene encoding IS21-like element helper ATPase IstB, which produces MSATKTRDVGAEIAFLTRALKAPTVREAVDRLAERARAEAWTHEEFLAACLQREVSARETHGGEGRIRAARFPGRKSLEDFDYDHARGLKRDLIAHLGTLDFVAARDNVVFLGPPGTGKTHLATGLAIRACQAGHRVLFATASQWVDRLAGAHHDNRLQDELRRLGRYPLLVIDEVGYIPFEPEAANLFFQLVSARYERASLIVTSNKPFGRWGEVLGDDTVAAAMIDRLVHHAEVIALKGDSYRLKNRDLGRAPGPTDD; this is translated from the coding sequence ATGAGCGCCACCAAGACCCGAGACGTGGGCGCGGAGATCGCGTTCTTGACCCGAGCGCTGAAGGCCCCAACGGTGCGTGAGGCCGTCGACCGGCTCGCCGAACGCGCCCGCGCCGAGGCGTGGACCCACGAGGAGTTCCTGGCCGCGTGTTTGCAACGGGAGGTCTCCGCCCGCGAGACCCACGGCGGCGAAGGCCGCATCCGGGCTGCCCGGTTCCCTGGCCGCAAGTCGCTCGAGGACTTTGACTACGACCACGCCCGCGGCCTCAAACGCGACCTGATCGCCCACCTCGGCACTCTCGACTTCGTCGCGGCCCGGGACAACGTCGTGTTCCTCGGCCCGCCCGGCACCGGCAAAACCCACCTCGCGACCGGGTTAGCGATCCGCGCCTGCCAAGCCGGCCACCGCGTCCTGTTCGCGACCGCGTCCCAATGGGTCGACCGGCTCGCCGGCGCTCACCACGACAACCGGCTCCAAGACGAGCTACGCCGCCTGGGTCGCTACCCGCTGCTCGTCATCGACGAAGTCGGCTACATCCCGTTCGAGCCCGAAGCGGCGAACCTATTCTTCCAGCTCGTCTCCGCCCGCTATGAACGAGCGTCCCTGATCGTCACCTCCAACAAGCCCTTCGGGCGCTGGGGAGAAGTCCTCGGCGACGACACCGTCGCCGCCGCCATGATCGACCGCCTCGTCCACCACGCCGAAGTCATCGCCCTCAAAGGCGACTCCTACCGACTCAAGAACCGCGACCTCGGCCGCGCGCCAGGCCCGACCGACGACTAA
- the istA gene encoding IS21 family transposase has product MMSVEDWAEIRRLHRVESMAIKAIARRLGISRNAVRRALARDAPPKYVRQPVGSIVDAVEPAVRELLQAVPDMPATVIAERIGWDRSITVLKDRVRELRPYYLPPDPASRTQYDPGERVQCDLWFPPAQIPVGFGHTDSPPVLVMVSGYSRMIFARMIPTRQALDLIAGHWILLQQMGAVPKELVWDNEPAVGSWRAGKPKLADEFEAFRGMLGIAVHQCRPRDPEAKGLVERVNGYFETSFLPGRTFTGPGDFNTQLVQWLVRANGRHHLRIGCAPVTRWAADQAAMLTLAPVAPQVGWTTTVRLPRDHYVRLDSNDYSVDPVAVGRKVVVTADLEQVSVHLAGREVAAHQRCWARQQTITDSVHRAAALAMPSAAAEITAQPGPQVAGEDVEQRDLREYDRQFGLTDVA; this is encoded by the coding sequence GTGATGAGTGTGGAGGACTGGGCAGAGATCCGTCGGCTGCATCGGGTCGAGTCGATGGCGATCAAGGCGATTGCGCGTCGGCTGGGTATCTCGAGGAACGCGGTGCGCCGGGCGCTCGCGCGGGATGCTCCGCCGAAGTACGTGCGGCAGCCTGTGGGGTCGATCGTTGACGCGGTGGAGCCTGCGGTGCGTGAGCTGTTGCAGGCGGTCCCGGACATGCCGGCGACGGTGATCGCGGAGCGGATCGGGTGGGACCGCTCGATCACGGTCTTGAAGGACCGGGTCCGGGAGTTGCGGCCGTACTACCTGCCGCCGGACCCTGCTTCGCGCACCCAGTACGACCCGGGCGAGCGGGTGCAGTGCGATCTGTGGTTCCCGCCGGCGCAGATCCCGGTCGGGTTCGGTCATACCGACAGCCCGCCGGTGCTGGTGATGGTGTCGGGGTACTCGCGGATGATCTTCGCCCGGATGATCCCGACCCGGCAGGCACTGGATCTGATCGCCGGGCACTGGATCTTGCTCCAGCAGATGGGCGCGGTCCCCAAGGAGCTGGTCTGGGACAACGAACCGGCAGTGGGGTCCTGGCGGGCGGGTAAGCCCAAGCTCGCCGACGAGTTCGAGGCGTTCCGCGGGATGTTGGGCATCGCGGTGCACCAGTGCCGCCCGCGCGATCCCGAGGCCAAGGGGCTGGTCGAGCGGGTCAACGGGTACTTCGAGACCTCGTTCCTGCCCGGGCGCACCTTCACCGGCCCAGGCGACTTCAACACCCAGTTGGTGCAGTGGTTGGTCCGGGCCAATGGGCGCCATCACCTCCGGATCGGGTGCGCACCGGTGACCCGGTGGGCCGCGGACCAGGCCGCGATGCTCACGTTGGCGCCGGTGGCCCCGCAGGTCGGCTGGACCACGACGGTGCGCCTGCCCCGCGACCACTACGTCCGGTTGGACTCCAACGACTACTCCGTCGACCCGGTCGCGGTCGGCCGCAAGGTCGTCGTGACCGCGGACCTTGAACAGGTCAGCGTCCACCTCGCCGGGCGCGAGGTCGCTGCCCACCAGCGGTGCTGGGCCCGGCAGCAGACGATCACTGACTCGGTGCACCGCGCCGCCGCCCTGGCGATGCCATCCGCCGCCGCTGAAATCACTGCGCAACCGGGTCCGCAGGTAGCCGGCGAGGACGTCGAGCAGCGTGACCTGCGTGAGTACGACCGCCAGTTCGGTCTGACGGACGTGGCCTGA